From the Musa acuminata AAA Group cultivar baxijiao chromosome BXJ3-7, Cavendish_Baxijiao_AAA, whole genome shotgun sequence genome, one window contains:
- the LOC135642012 gene encoding anthranilate O-methyltransferase 3-like isoform X1, with the protein MVPLPKAQRLQQVIRKIRGVDMVIKEERVLHMVGGGGETSYAANSRHQEKAIYRTKPILETAIAEMYRRTPLPERMVVVDLGCSWGPNTFLVVSEVLGIVGDLCRRLEQKPPEIQFFLNDLPGNDFNNVFRSLERYEKKMEEEKGDLLVPHYVVGVPGSFYGRLFPCNTVHFFHSNFSLMWLSQVPQGLESEQGVPVNKGNIYIAENSPPQVVKAYQEQHQRDFSTFLKSRYVELSIGGGMVLTFLGRRNKHPANDELSYLYGLLAEALNTMVSQGIISEDKVDSFNLPIYGASMQEVKSVIEEEGSFDVEKAESFESSWDPFDDSDNVLNGKNVASTLQAVMEPLISHHFGDAIPHTLFSLVADNITARHLLKDRCYYTVLVFALRRKA; encoded by the exons ATGGTTCCGCTGCCTAAAGCTCAGCGCTTACAACAAGTTATTAGAAAGATAAGGGGTGTAGATATGGTCATTAAGGAAGAGCGAGTCCTTCACATGGTTGGAGGAGGTGGGGAAACCAGCTACGCCGCTAATTCCAGACATCAA GAGAAAGCGATTTATCGAACAAAGCCCATATTGGAGACCGCCATAGCAGAGATGTACAGGAGGACGCCGCTCCCCGAGAGGATGGTCGTCGTCGACCTCGGTTGTTCGTGGGGTCCGAACACCTTTCTTGTGGTCTCTGAGGTGCTTGGCATCGTCGGTGACCTATGTCGAAGGCTGGAGCAGAAGCCACCGGAGATCCAGTTCTTCTTGAACGACCTCCCGGGAAATGACTTCAATAATGTCTTCCGGTCTTTGGAAAGATATgagaagaagatggaggaggagaagggggaccTGCTCGTGCCTCATTACGTTGTGGGCGTTCCCGGTTCCTTCTACGGGAGGCTTTTCCCGTGTAACACTGTGCACTTCTTCCACTCTAACTTCTCTCTCATGTGGCTCTCTCAG GTTCCACAAGGTCTCGAGAGTGAGCAGGGTGTTCCGGTGAACAAGGGCAACATCTATATTGCGGAGAACAGTCCACCCCAAGTCGTGAAAGCATACCAAGAACAACACCAGAGAGACTTCTCCACGTTCCTCAAATCTCGTTACGTAGAACTAAGCATCGGAGGGGGAATGGTATTAACATTCCTAGGAAGAAGAAACAAACACCCAGCCAACGACGAGCTAAGCTATCTTTATGGATTACTAGCAGAGGCCCTTAACACAATGGTCTCACAG GGAATCATATCAGAAGACAAAGTGGACTCCTTCAATTTGCCAATTTATGGAGCTTCGATGCAGGAAGTGAAGTCAGTGATAGAGGAGGAAGGTTCATTTGATGTGGAGAAAGCGGAGAGTTTCGAGTCCAGTTGGGATCCGTTTGACGACTCCGACAATGTTCTCAATGGGAAGAATGTGGCAAGCACTTTACAGGCAGTGATGGAGCCCTTGATTTCACATCATTTTGGGGATGCCATACCCCATACATTATTCTCACTAGTTGCCGATAATATTACTGCAAGGCACCTCCTAAAAGACAGATGCTACTACACCGTGTtagtctttgccttgaggaggaAAGCTTGA
- the LOC135642012 gene encoding anthranilate O-methyltransferase 3-like isoform X2, whose product MYRRTPLPERMVVVDLGCSWGPNTFLVVSEVLGIVGDLCRRLEQKPPEIQFFLNDLPGNDFNNVFRSLERYEKKMEEEKGDLLVPHYVVGVPGSFYGRLFPCNTVHFFHSNFSLMWLSQVPQGLESEQGVPVNKGNIYIAENSPPQVVKAYQEQHQRDFSTFLKSRYVELSIGGGMVLTFLGRRNKHPANDELSYLYGLLAEALNTMVSQGIISEDKVDSFNLPIYGASMQEVKSVIEEEGSFDVEKAESFESSWDPFDDSDNVLNGKNVASTLQAVMEPLISHHFGDAIPHTLFSLVADNITARHLLKDRCYYTVLVFALRRKA is encoded by the exons ATGTACAGGAGGACGCCGCTCCCCGAGAGGATGGTCGTCGTCGACCTCGGTTGTTCGTGGGGTCCGAACACCTTTCTTGTGGTCTCTGAGGTGCTTGGCATCGTCGGTGACCTATGTCGAAGGCTGGAGCAGAAGCCACCGGAGATCCAGTTCTTCTTGAACGACCTCCCGGGAAATGACTTCAATAATGTCTTCCGGTCTTTGGAAAGATATgagaagaagatggaggaggagaagggggaccTGCTCGTGCCTCATTACGTTGTGGGCGTTCCCGGTTCCTTCTACGGGAGGCTTTTCCCGTGTAACACTGTGCACTTCTTCCACTCTAACTTCTCTCTCATGTGGCTCTCTCAG GTTCCACAAGGTCTCGAGAGTGAGCAGGGTGTTCCGGTGAACAAGGGCAACATCTATATTGCGGAGAACAGTCCACCCCAAGTCGTGAAAGCATACCAAGAACAACACCAGAGAGACTTCTCCACGTTCCTCAAATCTCGTTACGTAGAACTAAGCATCGGAGGGGGAATGGTATTAACATTCCTAGGAAGAAGAAACAAACACCCAGCCAACGACGAGCTAAGCTATCTTTATGGATTACTAGCAGAGGCCCTTAACACAATGGTCTCACAG GGAATCATATCAGAAGACAAAGTGGACTCCTTCAATTTGCCAATTTATGGAGCTTCGATGCAGGAAGTGAAGTCAGTGATAGAGGAGGAAGGTTCATTTGATGTGGAGAAAGCGGAGAGTTTCGAGTCCAGTTGGGATCCGTTTGACGACTCCGACAATGTTCTCAATGGGAAGAATGTGGCAAGCACTTTACAGGCAGTGATGGAGCCCTTGATTTCACATCATTTTGGGGATGCCATACCCCATACATTATTCTCACTAGTTGCCGATAATATTACTGCAAGGCACCTCCTAAAAGACAGATGCTACTACACCGTGTtagtctttgccttgaggaggaAAGCTTGA